The following are encoded together in the Halomonas halophila genome:
- a CDS encoding response regulator has translation MMRVLIVEDDPMVMRLNVEYLNRLDDMRLVAQCESVPAALEVLEREDVDLVLLDVYLRNRSGLEVARYLQRSGRDVGVVLITAASELDTVREAWRLGVSDYLVKPFAFERFRDAVLACRRARDALDELPGEVAQRDIDRLFQPTAPASPRRPGDLPKGLTLPTLARVAAAILALDDEAFGTEALLPATAMSRVSVRKYLKYLAEVELLDESFHYGQVGRPSFTYRCLDRGALQALATSA, from the coding sequence ATGATGCGCGTACTGATCGTCGAGGATGACCCCATGGTCATGCGCCTCAACGTCGAGTATCTCAATCGGCTGGACGACATGCGGCTGGTCGCCCAGTGCGAAAGCGTGCCGGCGGCGCTGGAGGTGCTCGAGCGCGAAGACGTCGACCTGGTGCTGCTCGACGTCTATCTGCGCAACCGCAGCGGGCTGGAGGTGGCGCGCTACCTCCAGCGCAGCGGCCGCGACGTGGGCGTGGTGCTGATCACCGCCGCCTCGGAGCTCGACACGGTGCGCGAGGCGTGGCGGCTGGGCGTCAGCGACTACCTGGTCAAGCCGTTCGCCTTCGAGCGCTTCCGCGACGCCGTGCTGGCCTGCCGCCGGGCCCGCGACGCCCTGGACGAGCTGCCGGGCGAAGTGGCCCAGCGCGACATCGACCGGCTGTTCCAGCCCACCGCGCCGGCCAGCCCGCGCCGCCCGGGCGATCTGCCCAAGGGCCTGACCCTGCCGACCCTGGCCCGGGTGGCCGCGGCGATCCTGGCCCTGGACGACGAGGCCTTCGGCACCGAGGCGCTGCTGCCCGCCACCGCCATGTCGCGGGTCTCGGTGCGCAAGTACCTGAAGTATCTGGCCGAGGTCGAGCTGCTCGACGAGTCCTTCCACTACGGCCAGGTGGGCCGCCCCTCCTTCACCTATCGCTGCCTCGACCGGGGCGCGCTGCAGGCGCTGGCCACCTCGGCCTGA
- a CDS encoding ATP-binding protein — MPRPRLRLNTWISLLVAVMVVLSLGLALWLFTAQLRATLEEDQATRVTDLAQTLAADPEVQAALQGRIEAPVDDGALQARIDGLRRALGVDFIVVMDAGAIRLTHPDPERIGRHFQGGDEGRALAGETYHSRAEGTLGTSIRGFAPVTAGDGEVVGAVSVGVTLSSLAPLLADNRRDVMLGVLALMIVGGLGARGLAQAIKRVLLGLEPHQIARLVEERQAMLASVHEGILAVDRQARVTLVNPAARRMLAEAGLGEPAVGTAVADCLPHSGLPELLSGGEGGEGGRELDREIDLNLDGRVVLANRRPIRHRGRTIGAIATFRDKSEVNALAEQLTGVSRYAEALRAATHEFKNQRHVMSGLAQMGDLDSLRGYLDELADHRLAPGMAVVEGVADPVLAGFLLGKRSEARERGVEFEVRLETPMPELGEATLVHVLVTVLGNLLENAFDAVEGRDERRVMLTVEADAALLLLQVQDTGGGIDPSIRERLFEAGVSTKGERRGLGLAAVRERIDACGGRVAVYSEAGRGTLFEVELPRAPDTDDDV; from the coding sequence ATGCCCCGTCCTCGCCTGCGTCTGAACACCTGGATCTCGCTGCTGGTCGCGGTGATGGTGGTGCTCTCGCTGGGTCTGGCGCTGTGGCTGTTCACCGCCCAGCTGCGCGCGACCCTGGAGGAGGATCAGGCCACGCGGGTCACCGATCTGGCGCAGACGCTCGCCGCCGATCCGGAGGTGCAGGCGGCGCTCCAGGGACGCATCGAGGCGCCCGTCGACGATGGCGCCCTCCAGGCACGCATCGACGGCCTGAGGCGCGCGCTCGGCGTCGACTTCATCGTGGTGATGGATGCCGGTGCGATCCGCCTGACCCACCCGGACCCCGAGCGCATCGGCCGGCACTTCCAGGGCGGGGACGAGGGTCGTGCGCTGGCCGGCGAGACCTATCACTCCCGGGCCGAGGGCACCCTGGGGACCAGCATCCGCGGCTTTGCCCCGGTGACGGCCGGCGACGGCGAGGTGGTCGGCGCGGTCTCGGTGGGCGTCACCCTGTCATCGCTGGCCCCGCTGCTGGCCGACAACCGGCGTGACGTGATGCTCGGCGTGCTGGCGCTGATGATCGTCGGCGGGCTGGGCGCCCGGGGGCTGGCCCAGGCCATCAAGCGCGTGCTGCTGGGCCTCGAGCCGCACCAGATCGCGCGGCTGGTCGAGGAGCGCCAGGCGATGCTGGCCTCGGTCCACGAGGGCATCCTGGCGGTGGATCGCCAGGCGCGTGTCACCCTGGTCAATCCGGCTGCCCGCCGGATGCTGGCCGAGGCCGGGCTGGGGGAGCCGGCGGTGGGAACGGCGGTGGCCGACTGTCTGCCGCACAGCGGCCTCCCCGAGCTGCTGAGCGGCGGCGAAGGCGGTGAGGGGGGGCGCGAGCTCGATCGCGAGATCGATCTCAACCTCGACGGCCGGGTGGTGCTCGCCAATCGGCGGCCGATCCGCCATCGCGGGCGGACGATCGGTGCCATCGCCACCTTCCGCGACAAGAGCGAGGTCAACGCCCTGGCCGAGCAGCTCACCGGGGTCAGCCGCTACGCCGAGGCGCTGCGCGCCGCCACTCACGAGTTCAAGAACCAGCGCCACGTCATGTCGGGCTTGGCGCAGATGGGCGATCTCGATAGCCTGCGCGGCTACCTGGACGAGCTGGCCGACCATCGCCTGGCGCCGGGCATGGCCGTGGTGGAAGGCGTGGCCGATCCGGTGCTGGCCGGCTTCCTGCTCGGCAAGCGCAGCGAGGCCCGGGAGCGCGGGGTGGAATTCGAGGTACGTCTCGAGACGCCGATGCCCGAGCTCGGCGAGGCGACGCTGGTCCACGTCCTGGTCACGGTGCTCGGCAACCTGCTGGAGAACGCCTTCGATGCGGTCGAGGGACGCGACGAGCGGCGGGTGATGTTGACCGTGGAGGCGGACGCGGCGCTGCTGCTGCTGCAGGTGCAGGACACCGGCGGCGGCATCGACCCGAGCATCCGCGAGCGGCTGTTCGAGGCCGGCGTGTCCACCAAGGGCGAGCGGCGCGGCCTGGGGCTCGCCGCGGTGCGCGAGCGGATCGACGCCTGCGGCGGCCGCGTGGCGGTCTACAGCGAGGCGGGCAGGGGCACCCTGTTCGAGGTCGAGCTGCCCCGCGCGCCGGATACCGACGATGACGTTTGA
- a CDS encoding 2-hydroxycarboxylate transporter family protein, whose translation MSRSLTDTVATPSVAPRAWLAQRIFGMPLPFFALALAVMVVAIATDSLPTGMIGALLVMMLLGELMGFIGDRLPVVKTYLGGGAILAIFGAAAVVYLEWLPAPVVDNVTDFMKGGGFLNFYIAALITGSILGMDAKVLIKVGSRYALPLCCAVLGASLFAVAMGALLGFSAQDAVVVIAMPILGGGMGAGAVPMSQIYEQLLGQPASYYISILVPALALGNVFAIIIAGLLNGLGKRFPGLTGDGQMMPGVDVEEPEHTLDLGKLGVGVVAALMLFTAGQILGTLVPLHPYALMIVLVAALKVLDVLPASVTESAAQWFQFVARNWTFALLFGIGIAYTDLGQVIDAISLTYVLIVFAVVAGAAFGAGLVGKLVGFYPIESAITAGLCMANMGGTGDVAVLSAARRMSLMPFAQISSRLGGALILLISSVVVPLLFA comes from the coding sequence ATGAGTCGATCTCTGACGGATACCGTCGCGACGCCGTCCGTGGCCCCCCGCGCCTGGCTCGCCCAGCGTATCTTCGGCATGCCGCTGCCGTTCTTCGCCCTCGCCCTGGCGGTAATGGTGGTAGCGATCGCCACCGACAGCCTGCCCACCGGCATGATCGGCGCCCTGCTGGTGATGATGCTGCTCGGCGAGCTGATGGGCTTCATCGGCGACCGCCTGCCGGTGGTCAAGACCTACCTCGGCGGCGGCGCCATCCTGGCGATCTTCGGCGCCGCCGCCGTGGTCTATCTGGAGTGGCTGCCCGCCCCGGTGGTCGACAACGTCACCGACTTCATGAAGGGCGGCGGCTTCCTCAACTTCTACATCGCCGCGCTGATCACCGGCAGCATCCTCGGCATGGACGCCAAGGTGCTGATCAAGGTCGGCTCGCGCTACGCGCTGCCGCTGTGCTGCGCGGTGCTCGGCGCCTCGCTGTTCGCCGTGGCCATGGGCGCGCTGCTCGGCTTCTCCGCCCAGGACGCGGTGGTCGTCATCGCCATGCCGATCCTCGGCGGCGGCATGGGCGCCGGCGCGGTGCCGATGAGCCAGATCTACGAGCAGCTGCTGGGCCAGCCGGCCAGCTACTACATCTCGATCCTGGTGCCGGCCCTGGCGCTGGGCAACGTCTTCGCGATCATCATCGCCGGCCTGCTCAACGGCCTCGGCAAGCGCTTCCCGGGACTGACCGGCGACGGCCAGATGATGCCCGGCGTCGACGTCGAGGAACCCGAGCATACCCTGGACCTGGGCAAGCTGGGCGTGGGCGTCGTCGCCGCCCTGATGCTGTTCACCGCCGGCCAGATCCTCGGCACCCTCGTCCCGCTGCACCCCTACGCGCTGATGATCGTGCTGGTCGCGGCCCTCAAGGTGCTCGACGTGCTGCCGGCATCGGTCACCGAATCCGCCGCCCAGTGGTTCCAGTTCGTCGCCCGCAACTGGACCTTCGCCCTGCTGTTCGGCATCGGCATCGCCTACACCGACCTCGGCCAGGTGATCGACGCCATTTCGCTGACCTACGTGCTGATCGTGTTCGCCGTGGTCGCCGGGGCGGCCTTCGGCGCTGGCCTGGTCGGCAAGCTGGTGGGCTTCTACCCCATCGAGTCGGCGATCACCGCCGGCCTGTGCATGGCCAACATGGGCGGCACCGGCGACGTGGCGGTGCTGTCCGCGGCGCGCCGCATGTCGCTGATGCCCTTCGCGCAGATCTCCTCGCGGCTGGGCGGCGCCCTGATCCTGCTGATCTCCAGCGTGGTCGTGCCGCTGCTGTTCGCCTGA
- a CDS encoding YheU family protein: MSGDRFVEVPYRMLPGETLDGLLEAFVTRQGYDTTDTGEGMSGWVGELRRQLERGELIIAHDLRTETTEVMTLAQWRAFGRDLADDEEEG; the protein is encoded by the coding sequence ATGAGCGGAGACCGTTTCGTCGAAGTGCCCTATCGCATGCTGCCGGGGGAGACCCTGGACGGCCTGCTGGAAGCCTTCGTCACGCGCCAGGGCTACGACACCACCGACACCGGCGAGGGCATGAGCGGCTGGGTCGGCGAGCTGCGCCGCCAGCTGGAGCGCGGCGAGCTGATCATCGCCCACGACCTGCGCACCGAGACCACCGAGGTGATGACCCTGGCCCAGTGGCGGGCCTTCGGGCGGGATCTGGCCGACGACGAAGAGGAAGGTTGA
- a CDS encoding HlyD family secretion protein has protein sequence MAAEDKQVANAGETVGEGGGARRSRGRVVAGLVTLVALAALIWWAIGWWQVGRFVEETDNAYVRTDSVAVRAELSARVAEVLVDDNQHVERGDLLVRLDDESHRDRVQQAEAQQAVAVASLTQARRRVALQQASIDQARAQRDAAQADVDQARQHLERSSSLAASQYGSRQQREDDQAALRVARANLAESEAALVSARRQLAVAESEVGQAEANRDAAAADLAYARHQLDKTRLRAPRAGVVGNLTVEAGTLAQPSLTLMQLVPIESAYVIANFKETQLERMRVGQPVEVSLDAYPDVTFEGVVDSLAPATGTEFSLLPQDNATGNFNKIVQRVPVKIRVVGPEDALPRLRAGLSAVPGVDTRDLDPEPARGTEREPRVADASEVAEAGSGS, from the coding sequence ATGGCAGCCGAGGACAAGCAGGTCGCGAACGCCGGCGAGACAGTCGGCGAGGGCGGTGGCGCACGCCGCTCGCGGGGGCGGGTCGTGGCCGGGCTGGTGACGCTCGTCGCGCTGGCGGCGCTGATCTGGTGGGCGATCGGCTGGTGGCAGGTCGGGCGCTTCGTCGAGGAGACCGATAACGCCTACGTGCGCACCGACAGCGTGGCGGTGCGCGCCGAGCTCTCGGCGCGGGTCGCCGAGGTGCTGGTGGACGACAACCAGCACGTCGAGCGGGGCGATCTGCTGGTGCGCCTGGACGACGAGAGCCATCGGGATCGGGTGCAGCAGGCCGAGGCCCAACAGGCCGTGGCGGTGGCGTCGCTGACCCAGGCGCGTCGTCGGGTGGCACTGCAGCAGGCCTCCATCGATCAGGCCCGGGCGCAGCGCGACGCGGCCCAGGCCGACGTCGACCAGGCCCGCCAGCACCTCGAGCGCTCCTCGTCGCTGGCGGCCAGCCAGTACGGCTCCCGCCAGCAGCGCGAGGACGACCAGGCCGCGCTGCGCGTCGCCCGGGCCAATCTCGCCGAGAGCGAAGCGGCGCTGGTGTCGGCGCGTCGCCAGCTGGCGGTGGCGGAATCCGAGGTCGGCCAGGCCGAGGCCAACCGCGACGCCGCGGCCGCGGATCTCGCCTATGCCCGCCATCAGCTCGACAAGACCCGCCTGCGCGCGCCCCGTGCCGGCGTGGTCGGCAACCTCACCGTGGAGGCCGGCACCCTGGCGCAGCCATCGCTGACGCTGATGCAGCTGGTGCCGATCGAGTCGGCCTACGTGATCGCCAACTTCAAGGAGACCCAGCTCGAGCGAATGCGCGTCGGCCAGCCGGTCGAGGTGAGCCTCGACGCCTATCCCGACGTGACCTTCGAGGGCGTGGTCGACAGCCTGGCGCCGGCCACCGGCACCGAGTTCAGCCTGCTGCCCCAGGACAACGCCACCGGCAACTTCAACAAGATCGTCCAGCGGGTGCCGGTGAAGATTCGCGTCGTCGGCCCCGAGGACGCGCTGCCGCGGCTGCGCGCCGGCCTCTCGGCGGTGCCCGGCGTCGATACCCGTGACCTCGATCCCGAGCCTGCCCGGGGGACTGAACGCGAACCGCGCGTCGCCGATGCCAGCGAGGTGGCCGAGGCCGGGAGCGGCTCGTGA
- a CDS encoding TetR/AcrR family transcriptional regulator: MSRHAPDSADTPLTPRGVARRERLLDAARDVFLEQGYAAASVNEVVARAGGSLATLYKQFGNKEGLFTAAMERHIATAWEVLEAGQRDRQAPEEVLFELGRRMLALVLQPGVIRLVRGLAFEAERVPELGELFLTRGPDRTRAALADYLADQAARGRLTLEDPREAAGLFMGMLLGEWHFDALLGRPMEWDAAQCEARARRCTEVFLSGTSA; this comes from the coding sequence ATGTCCCGCCACGCTCCCGACAGCGCCGACACCCCCCTCACGCCACGCGGCGTGGCCCGCCGCGAACGGCTGCTCGACGCCGCCCGCGACGTCTTCCTCGAGCAGGGCTATGCGGCGGCCAGCGTCAACGAGGTGGTGGCGCGGGCCGGCGGCTCGCTGGCCACGCTGTACAAGCAGTTCGGCAACAAGGAGGGGCTATTCACCGCGGCCATGGAGCGCCACATCGCCACCGCCTGGGAGGTGCTGGAGGCCGGTCAGCGCGACCGTCAGGCCCCGGAAGAGGTGCTGTTCGAGCTCGGACGACGCATGCTGGCGCTGGTGCTGCAGCCGGGCGTGATCCGCCTGGTGCGGGGGCTGGCCTTCGAGGCCGAACGGGTGCCCGAGCTCGGCGAGCTGTTCCTGACCCGCGGCCCCGACCGCACCCGGGCGGCGCTGGCCGACTATCTCGCCGACCAGGCCGCGCGCGGCCGCCTGACCCTCGAGGACCCGCGCGAGGCGGCCGGCCTGTTCATGGGCATGCTGCTCGGCGAGTGGCACTTCGACGCCCTGCTCGGCCGGCCGATGGAATGGGACGCGGCGCAGTGCGAGGCCCGCGCGCGCCGCTGCACGGAGGTCTTCCTGAGCGGGACCTCGGCCTGA